One segment of Mycobacterium spongiae DNA contains the following:
- a CDS encoding YbjN domain-containing protein codes for MSSTSHTMQTVQRVIEDALEVSQLKYAHHDGAHGGPPGLVVELPGERKLTTNTVLSIGEHSVRVEAFVCRKPDENHEGVYRFLLRRNRRLYGVAYALDKVGDIYLLGRMSLHSVNAEEIDRVLGQVLEAVDSDFNTLLELGFRSSIQKEWEWRVSRGESLRNLQAFAHLRPTTMPSAQRDQLQAGNPTVDGEED; via the coding sequence ATGAGTTCCACCTCGCACACCATGCAGACCGTGCAGCGAGTCATCGAGGATGCACTCGAGGTCAGCCAGCTAAAATACGCACACCACGACGGCGCGCACGGCGGGCCACCCGGCTTGGTCGTGGAGCTTCCCGGCGAGCGAAAGCTCACGACCAACACCGTCTTGAGCATCGGCGAGCATTCGGTGCGCGTCGAGGCGTTCGTCTGTCGTAAGCCCGACGAGAACCATGAGGGGGTCTACAGGTTCCTGCTCAGGCGCAACCGGCGGCTATACGGGGTCGCCTATGCGTTGGACAAGGTCGGCGACATCTATCTGTTGGGCCGGATGTCGCTGCACTCGGTGAATGCGGAAGAGATTGATCGGGTGCTGGGGCAGGTGCTCGAAGCGGTGGATTCGGACTTCAACACCTTGTTGGAGTTGGGTTTCCGGTCGTCGATCCAAAAGGAGTGGGAGTGGCGGGTTTCCCGTGGCGAGTCGCTCCGGAACCTGCAGGCGTTTGCACACTTGCGCCCGACGACGATGCCGAGCGCTCAGCGCGATCAGCTGCAGGCGGGAAATCCGACGGTCGACGGCGAGGAGGACTAG